A window of Strigops habroptila isolate Jane chromosome 5, bStrHab1.2.pri, whole genome shotgun sequence contains these coding sequences:
- the SLK gene encoding STE20-like serine/threonine-protein kinase isoform X2, which produces MSFFNFRKIFKLGGEKKKKQYEHVKRDLNPEEFWEIIGELGDGAFGKVFKAQNKETKVLAAAKVIDTKSEEELEDYMVEIDILASCDHPNIVKLLDAFYYENNLWILIEFCAGGAVDAVMLELERPLTEPQIKVVCRQTLEALNYLHENKIIHRDLKAGNILFTLDGDIKLADFGVSAKNTRTIQRRDSFIGTPYWMAPEVVMCETSKDRPYDYKADIWSLGITLIEMAQIEPPHHELNPMRVLLKIAKSDPPTLAQPSKWSSDFKDFLKKCLEKNVDARWSATQLLQHPFVTVTSNKPIRELIAEAKAEVTEEVEDGKDEDEEEETENSLLPAEKRASSDLSIASSEEDKLSQNASVLESLSEKTESNAIEDKASTIFPDDKTTGDESEDIRKTADNIRNTTVGDRKVQNGSVPTGEDEQGKIVPAEKSTESLEKLHEDMEPQKGGKELDVVTKSEIKDEPHLQTEKENDMVNEQTEDNKLKIVPTTENNVETEEAISNETGEKEEKESRTDLSESKEEKVPAENATEQKEDEDEAQKKAERDTTTETLPNAADEVADEEKELIKHGIDNIKEIGGIAEIQISDGDKIPEPEDKPVESQAKQVHEIISSEETVSESQDKVIKVDKKLSESENENISNISSMDIKDSGKENVEHKAIQSKPEDMSAKVEDKLTDMDQNSEETRPENIQESNIQIDKEHSEVTSDEIMKNKLQDTVNEQADDSEVTPVPSISISPEEKQEVKTDNQDNTETLQQPESENLKENDADSGTGSTADNSSIDLNLSISSFLSKNKETGSISLQETRRQKKTLKKTRKFVVDGVEVSVTTSKIVTENDSKSEEMRFLRRQELRELRLLQKEEQRAQQQLSNKLLQQREQMYRRFEQEMTSKKRQYDQEIENLEKQQKQTIERLEQEHTNRLRDEAKRIKAEQEKELSKFQNMLKNKKKEVLCEVEKAPKELRKELMKRKKEELAQSQHAQEQEFVQKQQQELDASLKKIIQQQKTELATIERDCLNNKQQLMRAREAAIWELEERHLQEKHQLLKQQLKDQYFMQRHQLLKRHEKETEQMQRYNQRLIEELKNKQTQERARLPKIQRSEAKTRMAMFKKSLRINSLASPDQDREKIKQFAIQEEKRQKNERLAQHHKHENQMRDLQLQCEANIRELHQLQNEKCHLLVEHETQKLKELDEEHSQELKEWREKLRPRKKTLEEEFARKLQEQEVFFKMTGESECLNPSTQSRISKFYPIPSLHSTGS; this is translated from the exons GCTCAGAACAAAGAAACGAAAGTTCTGGCTGCTGCGAAGGTGATTGATACTAAATCAGAAGAAGAACTTGAAGATTACATGGTTGAGATTGACATTTTAGCATCCTGTGATCATCCTAATATTGTTAAGCTTCTAGATGCTTTCTACTATGAAAACAATCTGTGG ATCCTGATCGAATTTTGTGCAGGTGGAGCAGTAGATGCAGTAATGTTGG AGCTTGAAAGGCCATTAACAGAGCCGCAGATCAAAGTGGTGTGCAGGCAGACACTGGAAGCATTGAACTACTTGCATGAAAATAAGATCATCCACAGAGATCTAAAAGCTGGCAATATTCTTTTCACATTAGATGGAGACATTAAACTAG CGGATTTTGGAGTATCAGCTAAAAACACAAGAACAATACAAAGAAGAGATTCTTTTATTGGTACACCATATTG GATGGCTCCAGAAGTAGTAATGTGCGAGACCTCTAAAGACAGGCCTTATGATTACAAGGCTGACATTTGGTCTCTTGGCATTACTTTAATAGAAATGGCTCAAATAGAGCCACCTCATCATGAATTAAATCCAATGCGAGTGCTTCTGAAAATAGCAAAATCCGATCCACCTACATTAGCACAGCCTTCAAAATG GTCAtcagattttaaagattttctgaagaaatgtttggaaaagaatGTAGATGCAAGGTGGAGCGCGACTCAACTTCTACAG caTCCATTTGTTACTGTTACTTCCAATAAACCAATAAGAGAACTGATTGCAGAAGCTAAGGCTGAAGTTACAGAAGAAGTCGAAGATGGTAAAGATGAGGAcgaagaagaagaaacagaaaattctcTG TTACCTGCAGAGAAGCGTGCATCCTCTGACCTTAGTATTGCCAGCTCTGAAGAGGATAAGCTTTCACAGAATGCCTCTGTTCTGGAATCTCtttctgagaaaacagaaagtaatGCAATTGAAGACAAAGCCAGCACGATATTTCCAGATGACAAAACAACTGGAGATGAATCTGAGGACATTAGGAAAACGGCTGATAACATACGTAATACCACTGTTGGTGATAGGAAAGTGCAGAATGGTTCTGTGCCAACTGGTGAAGATGAGCAAGGCAAAATAGTGCCAGCTGAAAAGAGTACAGAAAGCCTGGAAAAACTACATGAAGATATGGAACCccagaaaggagggaaagaactTGATGTGGtaacaaaatcagaaataaaggaTGAACCCCACCTacaaacagagaaagagaatgaCATGGTAAATGAACAGACAGAAGataataaactgaaaatagtACCTACAACTGAAAATAATGTAGAAACTGAAGAAGCCATTTCTAATGAAACtggtgaaaaagaagagaaggagagcAGAACAGATCTCTCTGAAAGTAAGGAAGAAAAGGTCCCTGCAGAAAATGCTACAgagcaaaaggaagatgaagatgaagctcagaaaaaggctgaaagagaCACCACTACAGAAACTCTACCTAATGCTGCAGATGAAGTGGCTGATGAAGAAAAGGAACTAATAAAGCATGGAATTGACAACATTAAGGAGATAGGTGGTATTGCTGAAATACAGATCAGTGATGGGGATAAAATACCTGAGCCGGAGGATAAGCCAGTGGAAAGTCAGGCTAAGCAGGTCCACGAGATAATCAGCTCTGAAGAAACTGTATCAGAAAGCCAAGATAAAGTGATCAAAGTAGACAagaaactgtcagaaagtgaaaatgagaatattAGCAACATAAGCAGCATGGACATCAAAGACTCTGGGAAAGAGAACGTAGAGCACAAGGCAATACAGAGCAAGCCTGAGGATATGTCTGCTAAAGTGGAGGATAAACTGACTGATATGGACCAAAATTCAGAAGAGACCAGACCCGAGAATATCCAGGAAAGCAATATTCAGATAGATAAAGAACATTCGGAAGTTACTTCTGatgaaataatgaagaataAGCTTCAAGATACTGTCAACGAACAAGCTGATGATTCTGAAGTCACTCCAGTCCCCAGTATTAGTATTAGccctgaagaaaaacaggaggTCAAAACAGATAATCAAGACAATACTGAAACGTTACAACAACCAGAATCGGagaatttgaaggaaaatgatGCGGATTCAGGCACTGGTTCTACAGCTGATAACAGCAGCATTGATTTGAACTTGTCCATTTCTAGTTTCCTTAGTAAAAACAAAGAGACAGGATCGATATCTTTACAG GAAacaagaagacagaagaaaactttgaagaaaactCGGAAGTTTGTTGTAGATGGAGTAGAAGTGAGCGTAACCACATCAAAAATAGTCACTGAAAATGACTCAAAAAGTGAGGAAATGCGATTTCTACG GCGTCAagagctgagagagctgagactTCTCCagaaagaggagcagagagcCCAACAGCAGCTCAGTAATAAGCTTTTACAACAGCGAGAACAGATGTACAGGCGTTTTGAACAGGAAATGACA AGTAAAAAGCGACAGTATGATCAGGAAATAGAGAAtctagaaaagcagcagaaacagacaATAGAGCGCCTGGAGCAGGAGCACACAAACCGCTTACGAGATGAAGCAAAGCGCATCAAAGCAGAACAGGAGAAGGAATTGTCCAAATTCCAGAACatgctgaagaacaaaaaaaaggag GTTTTATGTGAAGTGGAGAAAGCACCaaaagagctgagaaaagaGCTCATGAAACGCAAGAAAGAGGAGCTTGCACAAAGCCAGCATGCTCAG GAGCAGGAATTCgtgcagaagcagcaacaaGAGCTGGATGCatctctgaagaaaattattcagcagcagaagacagaacTAGCCACTATTGAACGAGATTGCCTCAACAACAAACAGCAGCTCATGAGAG cTCGTGAAGCTGCCATCTGGGAGCTGGAAGAGCGACATCTACAAGAGAAACACCAGCTCCTCAAACAGCAGCTCAAAGATCAGTACTTCATGCAGAGACATCAGCTGCTTAAGAGGCATGAAAAA gaaacagaacaaatgcaGAGATACAACCAGCGCCTGATCGAGGAGTTAAAGAACAAGCAAACTCAGGAAAGAGCCAGGCTGCCTAAAATCCAGCGGAGTGAAGCGAAGACTCGAATGGCAATGTTTAAGAAAAGTTTAAGAATCAATTCATTGGCCTCTCCAGACCAAGACCGTGAGAAAATTAAGCAG tttgccattcaagaagaaaagaggcagaagaatgAGAGATTGGCTCAGCATCACAAACACGAAAACCAAATGCGGGACCTTCAGCTGCAGTGTGAAGCCAACATCAGAGAACTGCATCAGTTACAG AATGAAAAATGCCATCTACTGGTTGAGCATGAGACGCAGAAGCTAAAAGAGCTGGATGAAGAACACAGCCAAGAATTGAAGGAATGGAGAGAGAAATTGAGACCCAGAAAAAAG ACGCTGGAAGAAGAATTTGCCAGGAAACTGCAGGAACaggaagttttctttaaaatgactGGAGAGTCGGAATGCCTTAACCCTTCAACACAAAGCCGGATTTCCAAATTCTACCCAATCCCCAGCCTTCACTCCACTGGCTCCTAA
- the SLK gene encoding STE20-like serine/threonine-protein kinase isoform X3, whose protein sequence is MSFFNFRKIFKLGGEKKKKQYEHVKRDLNPEEFWEIIGELGDGAFGKVFKAQNKETKVLAAAKVIDTKSEEELEDYMVEIDILASCDHPNIVKLLDAFYYENNLWILIEFCAGGAVDAVMLELERPLTEPQIKVVCRQTLEALNYLHENKIIHRDLKAGNILFTLDGDIKLADFGVSAKNTRTIQRRDSFIGTPYWMAPEVVMCETSKDRPYDYKADIWSLGITLIEMAQIEPPHHELNPMRVLLKIAKSDPPTLAQPSKWSSDFKDFLKKCLEKNVDARWSATQLLQHPFVTVTSNKPIRELIAEAKAEVTEEVEDGKDEDEEEETENSLQLPAEKRASSDLSIASSEEDKLSQNASVLESLSEKTESNAIEDKASTIFPDDKTTGDESEDIRKTADNIRNTTVGDRKVQNGSVPTGEDEQGKIVPAEKSTESLEKLHEDMEPQKGGKELDVVTKSEIKDEPHLQTEKENDMVNEQTEDNKLKIVPTTENNVETEEAISNETGEKEEKESRTDLSESKEEKVPAENATEQKEDEDEAQKKAERDTTTETLPNAADEVADEEKELIKHGIDNIKEIGGIAEIQISDGDKIPEPEDKPVESQAKQVHEIISSEETVSESQDKVIKVDKKLSESENENISNISSMDIKDSGKENVEHKAIQSKPEDMSAKVEDKLTDMDQNSEETRPENIQESNIQIDKEHSEVTSDEIMKNKLQDTVNEQADDSEVTPVPSISISPEEKQEVKTDNQDNTETLQQPESENLKENDADSGTGSTADNSSIDLNLSISSFLSKNKETGSISLQETRRQKKTLKKTRKFVVDGVEVSVTTSKIVTENDSKSEEMRFLRRQELRELRLLQKEEQRAQQQLSNKLLQQREQMYRRFEQEMTSKKRQYDQEIENLEKQQKQTIERLEQEHTNRLRDEAKRIKAEQEKELSKFQNMLKNKKKEEQEFVQKQQQELDASLKKIIQQQKTELATIERDCLNNKQQLMRAREAAIWELEERHLQEKHQLLKQQLKDQYFMQRHQLLKRHEKETEQMQRYNQRLIEELKNKQTQERARLPKIQRSEAKTRMAMFKKSLRINSLASPDQDREKIKQFAIQEEKRQKNERLAQHHKHENQMRDLQLQCEANIRELHQLQNEKCHLLVEHETQKLKELDEEHSQELKEWREKLRPRKKTLEEEFARKLQEQEVFFKMTGESECLNPSTQSRISKFYPIPSLHSTGS, encoded by the exons GCTCAGAACAAAGAAACGAAAGTTCTGGCTGCTGCGAAGGTGATTGATACTAAATCAGAAGAAGAACTTGAAGATTACATGGTTGAGATTGACATTTTAGCATCCTGTGATCATCCTAATATTGTTAAGCTTCTAGATGCTTTCTACTATGAAAACAATCTGTGG ATCCTGATCGAATTTTGTGCAGGTGGAGCAGTAGATGCAGTAATGTTGG AGCTTGAAAGGCCATTAACAGAGCCGCAGATCAAAGTGGTGTGCAGGCAGACACTGGAAGCATTGAACTACTTGCATGAAAATAAGATCATCCACAGAGATCTAAAAGCTGGCAATATTCTTTTCACATTAGATGGAGACATTAAACTAG CGGATTTTGGAGTATCAGCTAAAAACACAAGAACAATACAAAGAAGAGATTCTTTTATTGGTACACCATATTG GATGGCTCCAGAAGTAGTAATGTGCGAGACCTCTAAAGACAGGCCTTATGATTACAAGGCTGACATTTGGTCTCTTGGCATTACTTTAATAGAAATGGCTCAAATAGAGCCACCTCATCATGAATTAAATCCAATGCGAGTGCTTCTGAAAATAGCAAAATCCGATCCACCTACATTAGCACAGCCTTCAAAATG GTCAtcagattttaaagattttctgaagaaatgtttggaaaagaatGTAGATGCAAGGTGGAGCGCGACTCAACTTCTACAG caTCCATTTGTTACTGTTACTTCCAATAAACCAATAAGAGAACTGATTGCAGAAGCTAAGGCTGAAGTTACAGAAGAAGTCGAAGATGGTAAAGATGAGGAcgaagaagaagaaacagaaaattctcTG CAGTTACCTGCAGAGAAGCGTGCATCCTCTGACCTTAGTATTGCCAGCTCTGAAGAGGATAAGCTTTCACAGAATGCCTCTGTTCTGGAATCTCtttctgagaaaacagaaagtaatGCAATTGAAGACAAAGCCAGCACGATATTTCCAGATGACAAAACAACTGGAGATGAATCTGAGGACATTAGGAAAACGGCTGATAACATACGTAATACCACTGTTGGTGATAGGAAAGTGCAGAATGGTTCTGTGCCAACTGGTGAAGATGAGCAAGGCAAAATAGTGCCAGCTGAAAAGAGTACAGAAAGCCTGGAAAAACTACATGAAGATATGGAACCccagaaaggagggaaagaactTGATGTGGtaacaaaatcagaaataaaggaTGAACCCCACCTacaaacagagaaagagaatgaCATGGTAAATGAACAGACAGAAGataataaactgaaaatagtACCTACAACTGAAAATAATGTAGAAACTGAAGAAGCCATTTCTAATGAAACtggtgaaaaagaagagaaggagagcAGAACAGATCTCTCTGAAAGTAAGGAAGAAAAGGTCCCTGCAGAAAATGCTACAgagcaaaaggaagatgaagatgaagctcagaaaaaggctgaaagagaCACCACTACAGAAACTCTACCTAATGCTGCAGATGAAGTGGCTGATGAAGAAAAGGAACTAATAAAGCATGGAATTGACAACATTAAGGAGATAGGTGGTATTGCTGAAATACAGATCAGTGATGGGGATAAAATACCTGAGCCGGAGGATAAGCCAGTGGAAAGTCAGGCTAAGCAGGTCCACGAGATAATCAGCTCTGAAGAAACTGTATCAGAAAGCCAAGATAAAGTGATCAAAGTAGACAagaaactgtcagaaagtgaaaatgagaatattAGCAACATAAGCAGCATGGACATCAAAGACTCTGGGAAAGAGAACGTAGAGCACAAGGCAATACAGAGCAAGCCTGAGGATATGTCTGCTAAAGTGGAGGATAAACTGACTGATATGGACCAAAATTCAGAAGAGACCAGACCCGAGAATATCCAGGAAAGCAATATTCAGATAGATAAAGAACATTCGGAAGTTACTTCTGatgaaataatgaagaataAGCTTCAAGATACTGTCAACGAACAAGCTGATGATTCTGAAGTCACTCCAGTCCCCAGTATTAGTATTAGccctgaagaaaaacaggaggTCAAAACAGATAATCAAGACAATACTGAAACGTTACAACAACCAGAATCGGagaatttgaaggaaaatgatGCGGATTCAGGCACTGGTTCTACAGCTGATAACAGCAGCATTGATTTGAACTTGTCCATTTCTAGTTTCCTTAGTAAAAACAAAGAGACAGGATCGATATCTTTACAG GAAacaagaagacagaagaaaactttgaagaaaactCGGAAGTTTGTTGTAGATGGAGTAGAAGTGAGCGTAACCACATCAAAAATAGTCACTGAAAATGACTCAAAAAGTGAGGAAATGCGATTTCTACG GCGTCAagagctgagagagctgagactTCTCCagaaagaggagcagagagcCCAACAGCAGCTCAGTAATAAGCTTTTACAACAGCGAGAACAGATGTACAGGCGTTTTGAACAGGAAATGACA AGTAAAAAGCGACAGTATGATCAGGAAATAGAGAAtctagaaaagcagcagaaacagacaATAGAGCGCCTGGAGCAGGAGCACACAAACCGCTTACGAGATGAAGCAAAGCGCATCAAAGCAGAACAGGAGAAGGAATTGTCCAAATTCCAGAACatgctgaagaacaaaaaaaaggag GAGCAGGAATTCgtgcagaagcagcaacaaGAGCTGGATGCatctctgaagaaaattattcagcagcagaagacagaacTAGCCACTATTGAACGAGATTGCCTCAACAACAAACAGCAGCTCATGAGAG cTCGTGAAGCTGCCATCTGGGAGCTGGAAGAGCGACATCTACAAGAGAAACACCAGCTCCTCAAACAGCAGCTCAAAGATCAGTACTTCATGCAGAGACATCAGCTGCTTAAGAGGCATGAAAAA gaaacagaacaaatgcaGAGATACAACCAGCGCCTGATCGAGGAGTTAAAGAACAAGCAAACTCAGGAAAGAGCCAGGCTGCCTAAAATCCAGCGGAGTGAAGCGAAGACTCGAATGGCAATGTTTAAGAAAAGTTTAAGAATCAATTCATTGGCCTCTCCAGACCAAGACCGTGAGAAAATTAAGCAG tttgccattcaagaagaaaagaggcagaagaatgAGAGATTGGCTCAGCATCACAAACACGAAAACCAAATGCGGGACCTTCAGCTGCAGTGTGAAGCCAACATCAGAGAACTGCATCAGTTACAG AATGAAAAATGCCATCTACTGGTTGAGCATGAGACGCAGAAGCTAAAAGAGCTGGATGAAGAACACAGCCAAGAATTGAAGGAATGGAGAGAGAAATTGAGACCCAGAAAAAAG ACGCTGGAAGAAGAATTTGCCAGGAAACTGCAGGAACaggaagttttctttaaaatgactGGAGAGTCGGAATGCCTTAACCCTTCAACACAAAGCCGGATTTCCAAATTCTACCCAATCCCCAGCCTTCACTCCACTGGCTCCTAA
- the SLK gene encoding STE20-like serine/threonine-protein kinase isoform X1, producing the protein MSFFNFRKIFKLGGEKKKKQYEHVKRDLNPEEFWEIIGELGDGAFGKVFKAQNKETKVLAAAKVIDTKSEEELEDYMVEIDILASCDHPNIVKLLDAFYYENNLWILIEFCAGGAVDAVMLELERPLTEPQIKVVCRQTLEALNYLHENKIIHRDLKAGNILFTLDGDIKLADFGVSAKNTRTIQRRDSFIGTPYWMAPEVVMCETSKDRPYDYKADIWSLGITLIEMAQIEPPHHELNPMRVLLKIAKSDPPTLAQPSKWSSDFKDFLKKCLEKNVDARWSATQLLQHPFVTVTSNKPIRELIAEAKAEVTEEVEDGKDEDEEEETENSLQLPAEKRASSDLSIASSEEDKLSQNASVLESLSEKTESNAIEDKASTIFPDDKTTGDESEDIRKTADNIRNTTVGDRKVQNGSVPTGEDEQGKIVPAEKSTESLEKLHEDMEPQKGGKELDVVTKSEIKDEPHLQTEKENDMVNEQTEDNKLKIVPTTENNVETEEAISNETGEKEEKESRTDLSESKEEKVPAENATEQKEDEDEAQKKAERDTTTETLPNAADEVADEEKELIKHGIDNIKEIGGIAEIQISDGDKIPEPEDKPVESQAKQVHEIISSEETVSESQDKVIKVDKKLSESENENISNISSMDIKDSGKENVEHKAIQSKPEDMSAKVEDKLTDMDQNSEETRPENIQESNIQIDKEHSEVTSDEIMKNKLQDTVNEQADDSEVTPVPSISISPEEKQEVKTDNQDNTETLQQPESENLKENDADSGTGSTADNSSIDLNLSISSFLSKNKETGSISLQETRRQKKTLKKTRKFVVDGVEVSVTTSKIVTENDSKSEEMRFLRRQELRELRLLQKEEQRAQQQLSNKLLQQREQMYRRFEQEMTSKKRQYDQEIENLEKQQKQTIERLEQEHTNRLRDEAKRIKAEQEKELSKFQNMLKNKKKEVLCEVEKAPKELRKELMKRKKEELAQSQHAQEQEFVQKQQQELDASLKKIIQQQKTELATIERDCLNNKQQLMRAREAAIWELEERHLQEKHQLLKQQLKDQYFMQRHQLLKRHEKETEQMQRYNQRLIEELKNKQTQERARLPKIQRSEAKTRMAMFKKSLRINSLASPDQDREKIKQFAIQEEKRQKNERLAQHHKHENQMRDLQLQCEANIRELHQLQNEKCHLLVEHETQKLKELDEEHSQELKEWREKLRPRKKTLEEEFARKLQEQEVFFKMTGESECLNPSTQSRISKFYPIPSLHSTGS; encoded by the exons GCTCAGAACAAAGAAACGAAAGTTCTGGCTGCTGCGAAGGTGATTGATACTAAATCAGAAGAAGAACTTGAAGATTACATGGTTGAGATTGACATTTTAGCATCCTGTGATCATCCTAATATTGTTAAGCTTCTAGATGCTTTCTACTATGAAAACAATCTGTGG ATCCTGATCGAATTTTGTGCAGGTGGAGCAGTAGATGCAGTAATGTTGG AGCTTGAAAGGCCATTAACAGAGCCGCAGATCAAAGTGGTGTGCAGGCAGACACTGGAAGCATTGAACTACTTGCATGAAAATAAGATCATCCACAGAGATCTAAAAGCTGGCAATATTCTTTTCACATTAGATGGAGACATTAAACTAG CGGATTTTGGAGTATCAGCTAAAAACACAAGAACAATACAAAGAAGAGATTCTTTTATTGGTACACCATATTG GATGGCTCCAGAAGTAGTAATGTGCGAGACCTCTAAAGACAGGCCTTATGATTACAAGGCTGACATTTGGTCTCTTGGCATTACTTTAATAGAAATGGCTCAAATAGAGCCACCTCATCATGAATTAAATCCAATGCGAGTGCTTCTGAAAATAGCAAAATCCGATCCACCTACATTAGCACAGCCTTCAAAATG GTCAtcagattttaaagattttctgaagaaatgtttggaaaagaatGTAGATGCAAGGTGGAGCGCGACTCAACTTCTACAG caTCCATTTGTTACTGTTACTTCCAATAAACCAATAAGAGAACTGATTGCAGAAGCTAAGGCTGAAGTTACAGAAGAAGTCGAAGATGGTAAAGATGAGGAcgaagaagaagaaacagaaaattctcTG CAGTTACCTGCAGAGAAGCGTGCATCCTCTGACCTTAGTATTGCCAGCTCTGAAGAGGATAAGCTTTCACAGAATGCCTCTGTTCTGGAATCTCtttctgagaaaacagaaagtaatGCAATTGAAGACAAAGCCAGCACGATATTTCCAGATGACAAAACAACTGGAGATGAATCTGAGGACATTAGGAAAACGGCTGATAACATACGTAATACCACTGTTGGTGATAGGAAAGTGCAGAATGGTTCTGTGCCAACTGGTGAAGATGAGCAAGGCAAAATAGTGCCAGCTGAAAAGAGTACAGAAAGCCTGGAAAAACTACATGAAGATATGGAACCccagaaaggagggaaagaactTGATGTGGtaacaaaatcagaaataaaggaTGAACCCCACCTacaaacagagaaagagaatgaCATGGTAAATGAACAGACAGAAGataataaactgaaaatagtACCTACAACTGAAAATAATGTAGAAACTGAAGAAGCCATTTCTAATGAAACtggtgaaaaagaagagaaggagagcAGAACAGATCTCTCTGAAAGTAAGGAAGAAAAGGTCCCTGCAGAAAATGCTACAgagcaaaaggaagatgaagatgaagctcagaaaaaggctgaaagagaCACCACTACAGAAACTCTACCTAATGCTGCAGATGAAGTGGCTGATGAAGAAAAGGAACTAATAAAGCATGGAATTGACAACATTAAGGAGATAGGTGGTATTGCTGAAATACAGATCAGTGATGGGGATAAAATACCTGAGCCGGAGGATAAGCCAGTGGAAAGTCAGGCTAAGCAGGTCCACGAGATAATCAGCTCTGAAGAAACTGTATCAGAAAGCCAAGATAAAGTGATCAAAGTAGACAagaaactgtcagaaagtgaaaatgagaatattAGCAACATAAGCAGCATGGACATCAAAGACTCTGGGAAAGAGAACGTAGAGCACAAGGCAATACAGAGCAAGCCTGAGGATATGTCTGCTAAAGTGGAGGATAAACTGACTGATATGGACCAAAATTCAGAAGAGACCAGACCCGAGAATATCCAGGAAAGCAATATTCAGATAGATAAAGAACATTCGGAAGTTACTTCTGatgaaataatgaagaataAGCTTCAAGATACTGTCAACGAACAAGCTGATGATTCTGAAGTCACTCCAGTCCCCAGTATTAGTATTAGccctgaagaaaaacaggaggTCAAAACAGATAATCAAGACAATACTGAAACGTTACAACAACCAGAATCGGagaatttgaaggaaaatgatGCGGATTCAGGCACTGGTTCTACAGCTGATAACAGCAGCATTGATTTGAACTTGTCCATTTCTAGTTTCCTTAGTAAAAACAAAGAGACAGGATCGATATCTTTACAG GAAacaagaagacagaagaaaactttgaagaaaactCGGAAGTTTGTTGTAGATGGAGTAGAAGTGAGCGTAACCACATCAAAAATAGTCACTGAAAATGACTCAAAAAGTGAGGAAATGCGATTTCTACG GCGTCAagagctgagagagctgagactTCTCCagaaagaggagcagagagcCCAACAGCAGCTCAGTAATAAGCTTTTACAACAGCGAGAACAGATGTACAGGCGTTTTGAACAGGAAATGACA AGTAAAAAGCGACAGTATGATCAGGAAATAGAGAAtctagaaaagcagcagaaacagacaATAGAGCGCCTGGAGCAGGAGCACACAAACCGCTTACGAGATGAAGCAAAGCGCATCAAAGCAGAACAGGAGAAGGAATTGTCCAAATTCCAGAACatgctgaagaacaaaaaaaaggag GTTTTATGTGAAGTGGAGAAAGCACCaaaagagctgagaaaagaGCTCATGAAACGCAAGAAAGAGGAGCTTGCACAAAGCCAGCATGCTCAG GAGCAGGAATTCgtgcagaagcagcaacaaGAGCTGGATGCatctctgaagaaaattattcagcagcagaagacagaacTAGCCACTATTGAACGAGATTGCCTCAACAACAAACAGCAGCTCATGAGAG cTCGTGAAGCTGCCATCTGGGAGCTGGAAGAGCGACATCTACAAGAGAAACACCAGCTCCTCAAACAGCAGCTCAAAGATCAGTACTTCATGCAGAGACATCAGCTGCTTAAGAGGCATGAAAAA gaaacagaacaaatgcaGAGATACAACCAGCGCCTGATCGAGGAGTTAAAGAACAAGCAAACTCAGGAAAGAGCCAGGCTGCCTAAAATCCAGCGGAGTGAAGCGAAGACTCGAATGGCAATGTTTAAGAAAAGTTTAAGAATCAATTCATTGGCCTCTCCAGACCAAGACCGTGAGAAAATTAAGCAG tttgccattcaagaagaaaagaggcagaagaatgAGAGATTGGCTCAGCATCACAAACACGAAAACCAAATGCGGGACCTTCAGCTGCAGTGTGAAGCCAACATCAGAGAACTGCATCAGTTACAG AATGAAAAATGCCATCTACTGGTTGAGCATGAGACGCAGAAGCTAAAAGAGCTGGATGAAGAACACAGCCAAGAATTGAAGGAATGGAGAGAGAAATTGAGACCCAGAAAAAAG ACGCTGGAAGAAGAATTTGCCAGGAAACTGCAGGAACaggaagttttctttaaaatgactGGAGAGTCGGAATGCCTTAACCCTTCAACACAAAGCCGGATTTCCAAATTCTACCCAATCCCCAGCCTTCACTCCACTGGCTCCTAA